The Streptomyces sp. 11x1 genomic sequence ACGCGTGCCTGCGTGCCCGCATGCCCGCATGCCCGCATGCCCGCATGCCCGCGTCGATGGATGGTCCGGGTCCCGGACGACCCGAGAAGGACATCAGGTGATCACCCTTACTCCCCCGCCCGCCTCGCCCCCGAGCGCCTCCCGGTCCACGACCGACGAGTCCATAACCGCCTGGGCGCTCGCCGCGCGCGGCGGGGACCCGGAGGCCGTCGAACGGTTCGTCGGCGCGCTCCACCGTGACGTCCGGCGCTTCGTCGCCCACCTCTGCGCGGACCCGCAGGCGGTGGACGACCTCGCGCAGGACACGTTCCTGCGCGCGCTCGGCAGCCTGCACCGGTTCGAGGGCCGCTGCTCCGCCCGTACGTGGCTGCTGTCCATCGCCCGCCGGGCGGTGACCGACAGCTTCCGGTACGCGGCGGCCCGGCCCCGGCTGTCCGACGTACCGGACTGGCGGCTGGCCGTCGAGCACGCCCAGCCGCGCGGGCTGCCCGGCTTCGACGACGGGATCGCGCTCGCCGATCTGCTGGGCGCACTGCCCGAGGAACGGCGTGAGGCGTTCGTCCTCACCCAGATGCTGGGGCTGTCCTACGAGGACGCGGCGGAGCTGACCGGGTGCCCCGTCGGGACGGTGCGGTCACGGGTGTCGCGGGCGCGGAGCACGCTCGTGCGGTTGCTGGTGGCAGCGGAGGGATGTCGGGAGGAGGGGCGGGAGGGCGAGCGCGTGCTGGTGGCGGCCTGAGGGGGTTCTGCGTCGTCGTTCGTCCGCGGGTTCGGTGGGGGTTCTCGCGCAGTTCCCCGCGCCCCTTACGGGGCGCGGGGGTGTTGGTGGCCTCAGGAGCGGCCTCCCAAGTGGCGTTGTGCGAAGTCGAGTTCCAGGCGGAGTTGCTTGATGCGTTCGTCGACGACCAGGGAGCCGTGGCCGGCGTCGTAGCGGTAGACCTCGTGGACGGCGGAGCGGGCGGCGAGGCGGTCGACGTAGTTGTCGATCTGGCGGATGGGGCAGCGGGGGTCGTTGACACCGGCGGAGATGTAGACCGGGGCCTTCACCGCGTCGACGTAGGTCAGCGGGGACGAGGCCTCGAAGCGCTCGGGGACCTCCTCGGGCGTGCCGCCGAGGAGCGTGCGGTCCATCGCCTTGAGCGCCTCCATCTCGTCGTGGTACGCGGTCACGTAGTCCGCGACGGGGACCGCGGCGATGCCGAGCGTCCAGGCCTCCGGCTCGGTGCCGAGGCCCAGGAGGGTGAGGTACCCGCCCCAGGAGCCGCCGGTGAGGACGAGACGGTCGGGGTCGGCGAACCCGGAGCCCACCGCCCACTCCCGCACGGCCGCGATGTCCTCCAGCTCGATCAGGCCGACCCGGTGCTTGAGAGCGTCGGTCCAGGCGCGGCCGTACCCGGTGGAACCGCGGTAGTTGATGCGGATCACCGCGTACCCGTGGTCGAGCCAGGCGGCCGGGCCCGCGGCGAAGGCGTCGCTGTCGTGCCAGGTCGGGCCTCCGTGGATGTCGAAGACCGTCGGGTACGGGCCGGACACGCCCTCGGGGCACTGGACGAGGGCGTGGACGCGCCCCCCGGGTGTGTCCACCCAGACGTCCTCCACCGGCACCGAACCGGGCGACTTCAGGCCCGGCGGGTCGAGGACCACCTCGCCGGTCGTCGAGCGGACGACCGGCGGTTCGGCGGCCGAGGACCACAGGTACTCGATACTGCCGTCGGGGCGGGCGGTGGCCCCCGACACGGTCCCTCGCGGGGTGTCCACCCGCTCCAGGGCACGGGTCGCCAGGTCGTAGCGGAACAGCTCGCTGCGGGCCTCGAAGCTGTGGGCGACCAGCAGCGCGGAGCCGTCCGGATACCACTCGGCGCTCAGGTCGCCCTCCAGCCGGTCGGCGAGGCCGAGGTCGGTCTCCTCGCCGGAGACCACGTCCCAGACGAGCGGCTCCCAACGGCCGCCCCGCTGATGGCCGATGAGCAGCCGGGTGTCGCCGACGACGGGGGCGAAGCCCAGCACCTCCAGGCCCAGCTCGATGGTGCCGCCCTTGGTGTCGTCGAGCTCGGCGACCGGAGTGCCGTCCGGCCGGACCACGCGCAGCGCCGAGTGCATCGCGTCGCCGTGCTCGGTGTGCTCGATCGCGATCAGCGAGCCGTCGTGCGAGAGGTCGCCCACGCCGGCCGACTCACGGTGGCGGTAGATCTCGACGGGGGCCTCGCCCTGCCGGGACAGGTGGATCGTGGAGCCGTCCTCGTCGGTGGAGCGGCCGACGACCGCCGTCCGGCCGTCCCGGCCGAGGGCCAGGCCCGCCGGATACGACGGCTCCAGGCCCGGGGCGCCCTCCTCGTCCGGGCCGCCCTGGAACGGCTGGCGCCGCCAGACGCCGAACTCGTCCCCGTCCTTGTCGTCGAACCACCAGATCCACTCGCCGTCCGGTGAGAGCACACCGTCCGTCGTGCCGTTGGCCCGGTTCGTGACCTGGCGCTGCTCGCCGGTGACGCGGTCCCACGCGTACAGCTCGTACGTGCCCGTGGCGTTGGAGACGAACAGCGAGCGGTGCGGCGCATCCTCCGCCCATTCCGGCAGGGACACCCTCGGTGCCCGGAACCTCTTCTCCCAGTCGGGCATGGACCCGTGCTGCTGCTGCGGGGTGGCCCCGTTGCTCTCAGTCATGGCCCCATATTGCCCCGACCGCACGACATCGCGCCGACGAGGTCCCCAGCCTGTGGATAACTTCGGCCGCCGCGGGGCCGTCCGGGCTGATCACCCGTGCCCGAGTCGGAGTCGTCCGGGACGATTGTCAGTGCCCGGGTGCAGACTCGCCGCATGACTTCGACGACACGAAGGACGGACACGGGGACGACTACGGGGACCCGGTCGGGGCCGACTACGGCGACCGCTGCGGGGACGACTGCGGCGACCGCTGCGGGGACGACTGCGCGTGCCGATCTGCGCGGGACGGTCGAGCGGTTCTGGGCCACCGCCGAGAGCCGGGACTGGGCCGCGTTCGCCGAGACGCTGGCCGAGGACGTCGTGTACGAACTGCCGCAGACGCGGGAGCGGATCCGCGGCCGCGAGCGGTACGTGGAGTTCAACCGGGAGTACCCCGGTGACTGGCACGCCCGGATCGAACGGATCGTCGCGGAGCCGCCGCGACCGGGATCGCCGGGGCAGCCGGGGCAGCCGGGGCAGGTCGTCAGCTGGACACACGTCACCGTGGGGCTGGAGGAGATGTACGCGATCTCCTTCTTCACCGGGGACGAGGACGGCCGGATAGCCGCGATCACGGACTTCTGGCCCGAACCGTACGAGCCTCCGGCCGGGCGAGAGCACCTCGTCGAGCGGTACTGAGGGGGGGCGTCGCGGCGGGCTCGGCGGGGCGACCCCGGGGCCGGGGGCCCCGCGCGGGCACCGTACGGTGGAAGGCGTGTACCGGTTCCTGCTGACGCCCCGATGGTGGGGGATCAACGTCTTCGTGCTGCTCGCCATCCCGTTCTGCGTGTTCATGGGGTCGTGGCAGCTGAGCCGGTTCGAGGACCGGATGCAGGACCATCGCGCGGCGACCGAGCGGATCGACCCGGCGGACCGGGCCCCGGCGCGCCCGCTGGGGTCGTTGCTGCCGGTGGACAAGGAGACCTCGGGCGAACTGGCCACCGTGAGCGGGCGGTACGGCGAGCAGCTCCTCGTGCCCAACCGTGAGCTGGACGGCCGGACCGGGTTCTACGTGCTGACGCTGCTGCGCACCGACGAGGGCAAGGCCCTGCCGGTGGTACGGGGCTGGCTGCCCGGCGCGGCGGACGCCGGCCGGGCCCCGGCGGCCCCCTCCGGCGAGGTCACCGTCACCGGGTCGCTCCAGGCCTCCGAGACCCCGGGGTCGAACGGCGTGCCCCTCCAGGGCGGGCTGCCGGCCGGCCAGACCTCGGCGATCAGCGCGGCGGCGCTGGTGAACCTTGTGCCGGACGACCTGTACGACGCCTGGATCACCCTCGACAAGGGCGACTCGGGCATGAAGGCCGTCCCCGCGACGGCGCCGCAGGACACCGGGCTCGACCTCAAGGCCTTCCAGAACCTCGGTTACACCGGCGAGTGGTTCGTCTTCGCCGGCTTCGTCGTGTTCATGTGGTTCCGCCTGATCCGCCGCGAGGTCGAGTTCATCCGTGACACGGAACTGGGGCTGCTGCCCGACACCGCCGAATCGGACGGGGACGGAGACGGCCGTGGCGCCGCCGCACCGGACGGTGACGGCGACGAGCAGGGCGGCGGCGAAGCGAACCGAGACGGGGCGCACGCCGACCGAGCCGACGAGAACCGCTCCCGCGAGGCCGAGCCGGCCCCGTAGGACCGGCGGGCTCCGCTGAGAATCGACGGCACCCCACGGCCACGCCACGGCCCCGCGACCCTGCCGCCCCCGTCAGGCGCCCCCAGCAGGGCAGTCAGGCGCCCACCCGCAGACCCGTCAGGTCGCTGCCATCAAACCCGTCCGGTAGACCACGCCCGCGCAGGCGTTGCCGATGTTCGCCGAGAAGGTGACGATGCCGCCCTCGGTGGTGTGGGAGACGAGGACGCTGCCGTCGGCGACGCCGTCCTCGGTGAAGAGCTGGGTGGAGACGGAGTTGGTGCCGTCGGTCGTGGTGCCGGGGCTCGCCTCCCCCGTGGGCGTCGGGTCCGGTGACGGATCCGAACCGCCGGTGCCGCCGCCCGTCGTCCCGCCGGTGGTCTGGCAGGGCTCGGACGGCACCCAGGCGAACCGCACCTCGTACGCCGCTCCCGGCTGCAGCACCAGCTGGGTCAGGGACAGCGACGGGTCGGGCAGTCCGGCCGCCGCGTCACCGGCGACATGGGTCGCCACGGTGATCTTCGACCCGTCCGCGGCACCCTGCGGGAGGGCGCTCACGGAGCCCCCGCCGGTGACCGTACAGCTCGTGCCGGAGATGTTGGAGATGCGGAACGAGCCGTAGACGGCTCCGCCGGAGTCCGGTGCGCCCACGCTCCCGCCCCCGCCGAGCTGGGCCGCCGTACAGAGCGCGGAGGCGGCGGCCGTCGGCGTCGCCTGCGTGCCGCTCGTGGAGCCGCTGCTCTGGCCCTTGTCCTTGTCGCTCTTGTCCTTGTCCGTGCTCTTGCCGGGCTCCTTGGACCCGCCGGAGGAGCCTCCCGACGAACCGTTCCCGCCGGTCTGGCCCTTGGACTGGCCCTCGGTCTCCTGCTTGTGCGAGCCGTTGCCCATGATGGAGGTGTTCACGTCGGAGCCGGTGGAGTTGGAGACGTGCACCAGGGCCGGGATCGCCGTGCCGATGAGGAGCGCGGCGGCGGCCAT encodes the following:
- a CDS encoding sigma-70 family RNA polymerase sigma factor; protein product: MITLTPPPASPPSASRSTTDESITAWALAARGGDPEAVERFVGALHRDVRRFVAHLCADPQAVDDLAQDTFLRALGSLHRFEGRCSARTWLLSIARRAVTDSFRYAAARPRLSDVPDWRLAVEHAQPRGLPGFDDGIALADLLGALPEERREAFVLTQMLGLSYEDAAELTGCPVGTVRSRVSRARSTLVRLLVAAEGCREEGREGERVLVAA
- a CDS encoding prolyl oligopeptidase family serine peptidase; the protein is MTESNGATPQQQHGSMPDWEKRFRAPRVSLPEWAEDAPHRSLFVSNATGTYELYAWDRVTGEQRQVTNRANGTTDGVLSPDGEWIWWFDDKDGDEFGVWRRQPFQGGPDEEGAPGLEPSYPAGLALGRDGRTAVVGRSTDEDGSTIHLSRQGEAPVEIYRHRESAGVGDLSHDGSLIAIEHTEHGDAMHSALRVVRPDGTPVAELDDTKGGTIELGLEVLGFAPVVGDTRLLIGHQRGGRWEPLVWDVVSGEETDLGLADRLEGDLSAEWYPDGSALLVAHSFEARSELFRYDLATRALERVDTPRGTVSGATARPDGSIEYLWSSAAEPPVVRSTTGEVVLDPPGLKSPGSVPVEDVWVDTPGGRVHALVQCPEGVSGPYPTVFDIHGGPTWHDSDAFAAGPAAWLDHGYAVIRINYRGSTGYGRAWTDALKHRVGLIELEDIAAVREWAVGSGFADPDRLVLTGGSWGGYLTLLGLGTEPEAWTLGIAAVPVADYVTAYHDEMEALKAMDRTLLGGTPEEVPERFEASSPLTYVDAVKAPVYISAGVNDPRCPIRQIDNYVDRLAARSAVHEVYRYDAGHGSLVVDERIKQLRLELDFAQRHLGGRS
- a CDS encoding nuclear transport factor 2 family protein translates to MTSTTRRTDTGTTTGTRSGPTTATAAGTTAATAAGTTARADLRGTVERFWATAESRDWAAFAETLAEDVVYELPQTRERIRGRERYVEFNREYPGDWHARIERIVAEPPRPGSPGQPGQPGQVVSWTHVTVGLEEMYAISFFTGDEDGRIAAITDFWPEPYEPPAGREHLVERY
- a CDS encoding SURF1 family protein, whose product is MYRFLLTPRWWGINVFVLLAIPFCVFMGSWQLSRFEDRMQDHRAATERIDPADRAPARPLGSLLPVDKETSGELATVSGRYGEQLLVPNRELDGRTGFYVLTLLRTDEGKALPVVRGWLPGAADAGRAPAAPSGEVTVTGSLQASETPGSNGVPLQGGLPAGQTSAISAAALVNLVPDDLYDAWITLDKGDSGMKAVPATAPQDTGLDLKAFQNLGYTGEWFVFAGFVVFMWFRLIRREVEFIRDTELGLLPDTAESDGDGDGRGAAAPDGDGDEQGGGEANRDGAHADRADENRSREAEPAP